TTTTATATGATATGGTAAGATAGATTAGTTAGTTTGATCGAGAATTGGTAGGAGGCAGTTTATGTCAGATTCAAAATTGCTACGAGGTACCTTCATATTAACTGCTGGTACATTTTTAATAAAATTTCTAGGAATGATTTATACATTCCCTTTTTATGCGTTAGTTGGTTCAAAAGGGTCTGCATTATATAATTATGGTTACGTTCCATATACATTGTTCATCAGTATAGCTACTGCAGGTGTACCGTTAGCTGTAGCAAAGTTCGTTTCGAAGTACAATGCTATTGAAGAATATGAAACAAGTAGAAGGCTTTTTCATGCAAGTCAGTTACTTCTAATTTGTACGGGTATTTTTTCATTTTTAACGTTATATATCATTGCACCTTATATCGCACCTCTTATGATTCCAAAGGATACAAAAGGTAATAGTGTAGAAGATGTAGTTACAGTTATGCGAATAGTAAGTACTGCATTAATATTAGTACCTTCTCAAAGTTTGTATAGAGGTTTTTTTCAGGGGCATCAATCAACAGGTCCAACTACTGTTTCACAGCTAATTGAACAAATTGTACGTATTGTATTTACATTAGTTGGAAGTTATATCATTCTAAAAGTTATGGGTGGAACAATTACTCAAGCAGTAGGGTTATCAACGTTTGCAGCTACAATTGGTGCTGTAGGTGGTATTTTAAACTTACTATGGTATTGGAGAAAGCGAAAAGTTCATTTAGATGAACTTCTTCCAAAATCAAAAGGATTGATCTATCCTACTAAAATAGAAATGTTCAAAGAATTATTTTCTTATTCAATTCCGTATGTGTTTGTTGGACTTGCTATCCCGTTATATCAATTGGTGGATCAGTTTACTTACAATCGAGCAATGGAAGCAATTGGATTAAAAGATATTGCAGAGAATACTTATGTAATGTTTTCATACACAAGTCACAAGCTAGTAATGATTCCAGTATCATTAGCAACGGCATTTGGTTTAACACTTGTTCCCGCTATAACTGAAGCATTCGTAAATAAAAATCATAAAAAGCTACAAAGTCAAATTACCCAAACCTACCAGGTTGTATTTTTCCTAACACTTCCTGCAGTAGTAGGTATATCAGTTTTGGCAGAACCGATTTATAGTGCTTTTTATCAAAAAAGTACACTTGGTGGAAGTATATTAGGTTTTTATGCTCCAGTAGCTTTATTGTATTCACTTTTCACAGTAAATGTAGCCATTTTACAAGGTTTAGATAAACAAAAATATGCGATTATTGGTTTAATAGGCGGAGTAATATTAAAAATAATATTAAATGTACCATTAATTCATATATTTAAAACATATGGCGCGGTATCAGCGACTGCATTAGGCTATTTATTTTCAATCGTATACAATTTCTATTATATCCGTAAAAATGCGCAGTTCTCTTTCAATAAAGTGTTTAGAAGGATTATCTTTATGATTATCTTATCTGGCTTAATGGCCGGAGCGGTTTATGCTGTAGAATACGTATTAGGATTCTGGTGGACTTATAAAGATGGTCGAATGATTTCAATGTTCCTTATCATCATTGGAGCAATTGTAGGGGCTATTGTTTACTTAGGTGTTGCATACAAATTAAACTTATTTGAAGTGATTTTAGGAGCTCGTTTAAAGAATCGTTTTAAGTTTGGAAAAAGAGGATAAAAATATATGGTGAACCTTCTTTTGTAATGGTTCACCTTTTTTTACACATTAAGAGTGTATAAATTGACAGCGGAGAAGAAAAACGGCGTAGAAGGCAATTTCAAGAATTAACGCGACTACGCCTCTAGCTTCGCTAAAAAACTCGCTAATCGGCGAGTTTTCTTAAACTTTTATTTTAGAAAGAAAAGGTGCTAATTAATGAGAATTGATAAAATTTTAGCCAATATGGGATATGGCAGTAGAAAAGAAGTAAAGTCTCTACTAAAACAAGGTGTTGTCAAAGTTGGAGATCATATTGTAAAAAGCCCAAAAGAGCATGTAGATATTGAACAGCAAGTTGTAACGGTAAATGGTGAAGTAGTAGAGTATAAAGAGTTTGTTTATTTAATGATGAACAAACCACCAGGTGTAATATCTGCTACAGAAGATTCTGAGCATGAAACTGTAATCGGATTATTAGAATATGAGGATATCATTTTCGAGCCATTTCCAGTTGGGCGTTTAGATAAAGATACGGAAGGATTGTTATTAATTACGAATGATGGTCATTTAGCACATCAATTACTTTCTCCTAAAAAACACGTACCAAAGAAATATTATGCAACGATTGATGGAGTAGTAACTGAATCTGACATTAAAGCATTTGAAAAAGGCGTAACACTAGAGGATGGATATTTAACAAAACCTGGCTATTTAACAATTCTTAAATCGGGAGAAGAATCTGAGATTGAATTAGTTATAATGGAAGGTAAATTCCATCAAGTTAAAAGAATGTTTGAAGCAGTAGGAAAGAAAGTTACTTACTTAAAAAGACTTGAGATGGGTCCTTTAAAGTTAGATGAAAATTTAGAGTTAGGTGAATATCGAGAATTGACTGATGAAGAGATTGACCTATTAAAATCAGTTAACGAAGTAAATAAGTGTTAAGTATAAATAGGGTTAGATGAATCAAAATGTAAACTTAAAGTTTAATCGGATATCACTAATAGATTATTAATAGAGAGCCAAAAGAAAAACAAAAACCCTTGATTAGACGTCAGACAAGACAATCATAGGTTTTTGTTTTTCGTTTTACGAAGAAGCTTTTACTTTTTTCCCTGTTACGGCCCATTTTCCCCTACTTGGACTATAAACTAGATTATTAAACTCTAAAATGTTTAAATCACGTTGGATTGTTCTAGGTGTAATACCAAACTCCTCCACTAGGTCTTTTGTAGAAACGGTGCCATTTTCACTAATGTACATGTAAATGGCTTTAATTCGAGTCAGCATTCGAGAAGTTCCAGAATTCAAAAAACCACTCCTTTACCTACCGCATTGTTTCATAACAGGTTAGTTAAGTATTTTACTAGTTAAGCTTATATTTTCATTTTACTCTTTTTCAGTAGTTTCATAACGAAATTTATGAAAATAATACAAAAATTTAATGAAAATTTGCGCAAACGTAATCATTTTGCAAGTTTAAGGTAATATATTCTACAAAGAATGTCATATTCCTTCTTTTTTCGTTCCATTTATGAATAAATTATGTTTAAATTTTAAAAGATGATAAACTATTTATATTAAAGGAGGTATTTCTATGACACAAATTAATTGGATGGAAGAAGTTTTAAAACGTAAAGAAGATTATTTAAAGCAAACGATTGAACTTCTTAATATTGAAAGCGTTTATGATGAAGCGACAATTACAAAAGAAGCACCTATGGGTAAAGGTATTAATGAAGCACTTACATACATGTTAAATTTAGGTGAAAAAGACGGGTTTATTCCTAAAAATGTTGATGGATATGCTGGCCACTTAGAAATGGGAAGCGGCGAAGAACTAGTAGGAATTCTTTGCCACTTAGATGTTGTACCTGCTGGAGATGGATGGTCTCATGATCCATTTGATGCAATTATTAAAGATGGCAATATTTATGCACGAGGCGCAATTGATGATAAGGGACCTACAATGGCTGCTTATTATGCAATGAAGATTGTTAAAGAATTAGGTTTACCAATTAATAAACGTGTTCGTATGATTCTTGGAACAGATGAAGAAAGCCAATGGCGTTGTGTTGATCACTACTTTGAAAAAGAAGAAATGCCTACAATGGGCTTTGCACCTGATGCAGATTTCCCAATTATTTACGCTGAAAAGGGTATATTAGATATTAATTTCAAACAAATGCAGTTAAATGAAGACAACGAGAGTGAATATAAATTAGTTTCATTTTCTTCAGGTAGAAGAGTAAATATGGTACCCGATTATGCAAAAGCGATCGTTTCAGGACCAAACTTTGATCAAGAAGCATTTACAAAACATATTAGTGAGCTAGGATGTAAAGCTCAAGTTTCTCAAGAAAATGGACACCAAGTTTTAGCAGTAGAAGGCGTTTCGGTTCATGGAATGGAACCTGATAAAGGTAAGAATGCAGGTATTGCATTAGCTAGCTTTTTAAATCAATTTGAATTTAATGTTAATGCTGATCGATTCTTAAAGTTTATCGTTGAAAACTTTAAAGGTGACTCTCGTGGTAAAAACATGGGCGTTGCGTTTAATGATGATATTACTGGAGATTTAACAATTAATTTAGGAATTATGCAATACGAAGAAAATAATGGTGGTTCATTTGGGTTAACTTTACGTTATCCAGTAACAACTGATATTGACTTTGTTATTTCAACACTTACTGAACGTGGAAATAAATATAGCTTTGAATTTAATGAAATTAAAAATTCTAAGCCTCACCATGTACCAAAAGATCACCCATTAATTCAAACTTTACAAAAAGTATATGAAGAGCAAACGGGTGAGGAAGCAACATTGTTAACAATCGGTGGTGGCACATACGCTCGTTCACTAAGTGCAGGAGTAGCTTTTGGACCATTATTCCTAGGGAAACCAGAAGTAGCTCACCAAAAAGACGAATATGCTGAAATTGATGATCTATTAAAAGCAATTGCAATTTATGCACAGTCGATTGCTGAATTAGTTAAGTAATATAGTTTTAGACTGATTAAACGACTCGATATTTTGAGACAATAAGGTTAAAACGAGCGTTTTTCGTCAGTAAGGGGGAGAAAATTTCCTCCCCTTTTTTATGTATTTTTTTTAGGAGTTGAGAATAATTTTGAACACATTACAAGCACGTAAAAATAGCATCTTACTTATTTTTAAGGGCTATTATTTTTGTTTATTTTTTGCAATAGGATCATTAGGACCTTTACTTTCTTCTTACTTTAAAAATGTGTTGGATTTATCAACTTCACAAATTGGAATATTAATGTCTCTAACACCAATCGTTGCTATTTTTTCACAGCCTCTATGGGGAATGGTTAGTGATATGACGCTTAATCCTAAAAAAATGTTGCTTATAGCGCAAATCTCCACAATAATAATTGCACTTTTCTATTCCACAATCACTTCGTATGGCATGCTTTTATTTGTTGTCATCATGTTATCGATGACACAAAGTGCTTTAATCCCTCTTTCAGATAGTATTGCACTGAATT
This genomic interval from Gottfriedia acidiceleris contains the following:
- a CDS encoding putative polysaccharide biosynthesis protein — protein: MSDSKLLRGTFILTAGTFLIKFLGMIYTFPFYALVGSKGSALYNYGYVPYTLFISIATAGVPLAVAKFVSKYNAIEEYETSRRLFHASQLLLICTGIFSFLTLYIIAPYIAPLMIPKDTKGNSVEDVVTVMRIVSTALILVPSQSLYRGFFQGHQSTGPTTVSQLIEQIVRIVFTLVGSYIILKVMGGTITQAVGLSTFAATIGAVGGILNLLWYWRKRKVHLDELLPKSKGLIYPTKIEMFKELFSYSIPYVFVGLAIPLYQLVDQFTYNRAMEAIGLKDIAENTYVMFSYTSHKLVMIPVSLATAFGLTLVPAITEAFVNKNHKKLQSQITQTYQVVFFLTLPAVVGISVLAEPIYSAFYQKSTLGGSILGFYAPVALLYSLFTVNVAILQGLDKQKYAIIGLIGGVILKIILNVPLIHIFKTYGAVSATALGYLFSIVYNFYYIRKNAQFSFNKVFRRIIFMIILSGLMAGAVYAVEYVLGFWWTYKDGRMISMFLIIIGAIVGAIVYLGVAYKLNLFEVILGARLKNRFKFGKRG
- a CDS encoding pseudouridine synthase; its protein translation is MRIDKILANMGYGSRKEVKSLLKQGVVKVGDHIVKSPKEHVDIEQQVVTVNGEVVEYKEFVYLMMNKPPGVISATEDSEHETVIGLLEYEDIIFEPFPVGRLDKDTEGLLLITNDGHLAHQLLSPKKHVPKKYYATIDGVVTESDIKAFEKGVTLEDGYLTKPGYLTILKSGEESEIELVIMEGKFHQVKRMFEAVGKKVTYLKRLEMGPLKLDENLELGEYRELTDEEIDLLKSVNEVNKC
- a CDS encoding DeoR family transcriptional regulator, with amino-acid sequence MLTRIKAIYMYISENGTVSTKDLVEEFGITPRTIQRDLNILEFNNLVYSPSRGKWAVTGKKVKASS
- the pepV gene encoding dipeptidase PepV yields the protein MTQINWMEEVLKRKEDYLKQTIELLNIESVYDEATITKEAPMGKGINEALTYMLNLGEKDGFIPKNVDGYAGHLEMGSGEELVGILCHLDVVPAGDGWSHDPFDAIIKDGNIYARGAIDDKGPTMAAYYAMKIVKELGLPINKRVRMILGTDEESQWRCVDHYFEKEEMPTMGFAPDADFPIIYAEKGILDINFKQMQLNEDNESEYKLVSFSSGRRVNMVPDYAKAIVSGPNFDQEAFTKHISELGCKAQVSQENGHQVLAVEGVSVHGMEPDKGKNAGIALASFLNQFEFNVNADRFLKFIVENFKGDSRGKNMGVAFNDDITGDLTINLGIMQYEENNGGSFGLTLRYPVTTDIDFVISTLTERGNKYSFEFNEIKNSKPHHVPKDHPLIQTLQKVYEEQTGEEATLLTIGGGTYARSLSAGVAFGPLFLGKPEVAHQKDEYAEIDDLLKAIAIYAQSIAELVK